In Mercurialis annua linkage group LG6, ddMerAnnu1.2, whole genome shotgun sequence, the following are encoded in one genomic region:
- the LOC126685670 gene encoding uncharacterized protein LOC126685670 yields MDQEEEDPPVAVEIISAPQTDDISVGVTVITGYLGAGKSTLVSHILNSQHGKRIAVILNEFGEEIGVERAMINEGESGALVEEWVELANGCICCTVKHSLVQALEQLVQMKQRLDHIIIETTGLANPAPLASVLWLDDQLESSVKLDSIITVVDAKNLPFQLNNHRDSSSFPEAFLQIAFADVVILNKVDLVSSDGSGSLEELEKEIHNINSLANIIHSVRCEVDLSKILNCQAYDATHHTHLEALLEESKSLSTRDLHDAGVRTVCICESQLVDLHKVRLWLEEILWDKKDGMDVYRCKGVLRVQNSDELHTLQAVREIYDIVPARKWKESENLMNKIVFIGHNLNEDVLIDSFRGCVVTP; encoded by the exons ATGGATCAAGAAGAAGAGGACCCACCCGTTGCAGTTGAAATCATCTCCGCACCTCAAACCGATGACATTTCAGTTGGTGTCACAGTTATCACGGGATATTTGGGTGCTGGCAAATCCACT CTTGTGAGTCATATTCTGAATTCACAACACGGGAAGAGAATTGCAGTGATATTAAATGAATTTGGGGAAGAAATAGGAGTGGAGAGAGCAATGATCAATGAAGGAGAAAGTGGTGCTCTTGTCGAAGAATGGGTTGAATTAGCAAATGGGTGTATTTGTTGTACTGTTAAACATAGTTTAGTTCAAGCACTAGAACAACTTGTTCAAATGAAGCAAAG aCTTGATCATATTATAATTGAGACTACTGGATTAGCGAATCCGGCTCCCCTTGCTTCTGTTCTTTGGTTGGATGATCAGTTGGAATCATCTGTCAAGCTTGATTCAATTATCACT GTTGTGGATGCCAAAAATCTTCCCTTCCAGCTCAACAATCACAGGGACTCATCTTCATTTCCTGAAGCATTTCTTCAGATAGCATTTGCG GATGTTGTCATTCTTAACAAGGTTGATTTGGTTTCTTCAGACGGTTCTGGGTCATTGGAAGAGCTGGAGAAGGAAATACACAACATCAATTCCCTTGCAAATATCATTCATTCTGTCCGTTGTGAAGTTGATTTgagtaaaatattaaattgccAAGCATATGATGCTACT CATCACACTCATTTGGAAGCATTGTTGGAAGAAAGCAAGTCACTGTCCACAAGGGATCTCCATGATGCTGGTGTGCGGACTGTTTGCATTTGTGAGTCACAGCTGGTTGATCTTCATAAG GTTCGTTTATGGCTTGAGGAGATTCTATGGGATAAGAAAGATGGCATGGATGTTTACCGCTGCAAAGGGGTTTTAAGGGTTCAGAACTCTGATGAACTGCATACTTTGCAG GCTGTAAGGGAGATATATGATATTGTTCCAGCTCGAAAGTGGAAAGAATCAGAAAATCTGATGAACAAAATAGTTTTTATTG GACATAATCTAAATGAGGATGTTCTTATTGATTCCTTTAGAGGCTGTGTGGTAACACCTTAA